TGACTGAATTTATGCTGCTTGATTATTTATCTAACTGATTATGttgaatgataaaaatgaccATATTATCCTTATGTTGTCCTTTTGTGCtggataaaataattataaaaataaaaattatcacATAATATCCAAAATAAGCATATGTAATTTAAAATCCAAATAGAAAGTGTAATAGAAAACCCAAAATACACATTGtcatacataataaaaaaaagtatatCATTTAACATGAACCATTTGAAAGTAACTGATTAGCAATCTGGTCACGCAAAGTAGTCATATACTTAACGGCTTCTGAACCCCATTCTATGCCTTGTATGTTTTGGccctcacttcctccacctcccaaATTAGGAGTAACCATAGTGTTTTGTTCAAAGTTCATAAATAGGTCATCTTGAATATCgtatttctttataaaattatggaccgcAACACAGGCAATAACTATGTCTCTTTGCACTGGAAAAAGATAAGGAGCCATACGTTTTAAAATTGGAGATCTCATCttcaatacaccataagcacgttcaatgatatttctaagttgtgcatgaGCATGATTGAACCTTTCTTCCTTTGTTAAAGCTCTGTTTCTTCGAaaatcggctaaccaatacctagtatTGCGGTAAGGAGCCATAAATCCACGGGTGTTGGTGTATGCGAcatcacaaaggtaatatttatctgtaAATGGGTGACAAATTAATCATATAGATAATATAGATaataaaatttatagaaaaatgacAAACCTGGTGGAGGGAATGGAAATCCAGAAGTCGGATTAattgcaacttctttcaaaactttagAATCGTGTGCTACGCCCTCCCATCCAGCCCATacaaaggtgaatatcatatcaaaatcacaaatttcTATTACATTTTGATAACATTCACATTTTCCTCTTCCCCTATAGCGAGTTTGTTCATCAACAGGCATAACTGCATTTACAAGTGTTCCATCTAGTGCACCTAATGCTCCAGGAAATATGTTTTTTAGCCGTCTATGTTGTTCCGAGGGATTTCTTGGTGTATTAGAAGATGTTGGTACAATAATTTCTCTTGCAAAACACATCATTGCTTTTAGCACTTcatgaaaacattgatgaatcgtttgtatggagtgatgaaacctttctttaaCAGCTCGAAAACGTTCATTATGTCCTATAACATGTAAAAATATAGCCATCTTCTCTTCAATGCTTATTGTCCTACTACGTTGCAACCAATTTCTTGAGTAAAATGATTGCATAATAATACAAATGCATCTTGTGAAAGACGCATCATATCAAAACATTGTATAGGACATCCGTGTATCAAATTTTGTGTATATGCATGCCCGGTTTCTTCCGGTTCCTTAACTTTTATTCTTTcaattcttttttttctttttcgaaCTAATAGCATGAGATTATAAGGAAACCTAAAAACTCACTTTCCTTATCCATATGTATCATGTTACATATtaaatacaaatcacataaatTTTATAACATAAACCATAACATTAATCAATAACATTAAAATGGATGACATATAActccataacataaaaatccatgtcataaaaatccataacataaaaGTCAATACCAAATAACAAtcctaaacataacacataaacaacctaaacttaaaaatcctaaacaaaacacataacaaCCCTACACATAAAAATCCATAACATGTACCATAATGTAAATCCATAAAGCATAAAGACAAAAACATCCTAAAGTCATACTAAAGTCAACCAAGTAATCCAAAATTCTTTCCCGCACTTTTCACCCACAACTCACAAGTCGAAGACTCGAGGCGTAACCAAATTTTCCTGTTACCAGCATTTTCAGCAAACAACATAAGAGCAGTGATGTATTTCGGATCAGAATCTCCCCACTCTAAGCCTTTCAATTTTTCAATACACTCATCCATCTCCTTGTCAAGATTATTAGTTTGCGCGAACGCCTGAGCCGCCTTCATAATTTCCTTGCCAACCACTCTTATGTCATCATCTAGCGTGTCCGTGGGTGCATTTCGTTTTCCTCTTTTGTTTTTGGACCGACCAGACGAATCTCCACTTGCATGTGATGCACTTGTAGGTGGGGGTACTGTTGAAGCTGAGGCTGGGATATCCATTTTAGGTGGTGTATCTACCATCTCGATATCCTCATAATCTTGTGTAGTAAACACTTCTGCAGGGTGAGGGAGTGTCGAAGATGGTCCCCAACTAGCAGCACCGGTCGAGGTCGTACCGTAAAACAACTGGGTGCACAGATCAGGGTAAAGGAGGGGTGCATTTCTTAATTTCTCGACCATCTTGTTCAACTGTTTGAAAAATTGATTTTATTattatactttaaaaaataaTGTGTTTTAAATTAACAGATTACCTTCGCCTCCGCTTTTCACTCTTCATCCGTCATTTGAAACGTGTTTATGATAGGATTGTAGAGATTCCcagttttgttttttaatttcaaCCAAACTGCATACTTGCTTTTCAAGTAGTCATAACGATATTTCATTTGTTTCTTGTCAACAACAAAGCCATGttctttttttagtttttcagctATTGTATTCCATGAAGTACCTTTGAGACCACTACCCTCCCGACCGTTACTTGTCAGTTCTTCGATACATGCATCAAGAAAAGTTTTGTTCACAAAATCCGAAGACCAACTAGCTCTACTTCTCTTTTCTGCCATGtctaatgaataaataaatacttAACATGTTATGCTAATATATACACATATTAgcacacataaacacacacacacacacacacacacatatatatatatatatatatatatatatatataaatatatatatatatatatatatatatatatatatatatatatatatatatatatatatatatagacacacacatgtACACAAATACTCACAAATATGTcatatttataattataaaaaattattaacaGATAAAATAAAAATGTTATTAAGATGAAAAGatacaaaatgattaaaaaaaatcatcaaatataataaattgttaatttataGTAAAAAATACCACACTCTAGTGTCTTGAATGTTTCAAGAAATATttggaataaaaataaaaatcatatatttataaaagtaACATCACCAACATAAACCTCTTGCCTTATATTCACACTACTATTCTACGAATTGCATGTTTCCAACATTTACCTTCTACATATTATtttcaaaacttttactttttcATTTACCTTTGTCATATATAACATTCACAGCTCTAAAGAGATATAATACCACAAAGATATATGGTTACACAACCACTTGAGTTATATATAATCTTCCAAGTCACTCTACTAATTAATCTATGTGTGTTAAAGTTTAGAATTCATGACAACTTGTGTTAAAGTTTAAAATTCGACACCATCATAATTTCATATGAaccaattttgtttttggaagatATATGGTAGTTAATAAAAAAATCACTTCTTGTTTTCAAGAATTAGGAAATAACATGCATGCTCCCATAGAAATTTTAAGAATCAACAACATGAAAAAACAAGGACAAAAAAgattaaaaacatgaaaaacatggAAATTTTAAGAATCAATAAATTGTGGACAATTTTGCCCTTGATTATGAATGCAGAAAAAATAAGGACAAAATAAGATTAACAAACCCGTTGATCAAGAACATGAAAaacattgaaattttaagaaTCAATAAATTCTGGACAGTTTTGCCCTTGATTATGAATGCAGAAAAAATAAGGACAAAATAAGATAAACAAACCCGTTGATCAAGAACATGAAAaacattgaaattttaagaaTCAATAAATTCTGGACAGTTTTGCCCCTGCTTATGATTGCAGAAAAAATAAGGataaaaaaaggaaaacaaaccTGTTCTTGATTGATGATATTGCTGCTGATCGATGTTGCTGCTGTGGATTGTTGCTTTGCTGTTGTTGATCGTTgctttgttgttgctgttgttctTGATTGATGATGTTGCTGTTGTTGATCGCTGCTTTGATTCACTTCTTGTTTTGTCGCAGGGAAGTTAACAGGAGATGGATATAGGGCATCTACGCAGCTTTGGTTTTTTTTACTCGGTCCATCAAGTTTAAAGCAAGGACCGAGTCCTCTATTTTCATTGGACCGAGTCCTAATGTTTGGACCGAGTCCCTTGATCTAAAATCAATATCAAACATGCTAATTGGTATTTTATGGACCCAGTTAGATAGCACATCAAACGACCCCTTAATATGTTACAATATTGGTGAAGTGGGGCAAAGGTTTTAGTTGTGATATTTTCAATAAAAGACTTGGCACCTGGTGTCTATTTTGCTAAATTTATGAGTTTAGAGCCAATATGAGACAAGAAATTTGATTAAGGCGCACTGGCTCTTATTCCCCCTGCATTCCTTCTAACAATCGATCTTAGGTTGGGAAGGTGGAAAAGGTGGTCTCAATCTCCCATGGTGGA
The genomic region above belongs to Lactuca sativa cultivar Salinas chromosome 4, Lsat_Salinas_v11, whole genome shotgun sequence and contains:
- the LOC128133477 gene encoding uncharacterized protein LOC128133477, producing MMCFAREIIVPTSSNTPRNPSEQHRRLKNIFPGALGALDGTLVNAVMPVDEQTRYRGRGKCECYQNVIEICDFDMIFTFVWAGWEGVAHDSKVLKEVAINPTSGFPFPPPDKYYLCDVAYTNTRGFMAPYRNTRYWLADFRRNRALTKEERFNHAHAQLRNIIERAYGVLKMRSPILKRMAPYLFPVQRDIVIACVAVHNFIKKYDIQDDLFMNFEQNTMVTPNLGGGGSEGQNIQGIEWGSEAVKYMTTLRDQIANQLLSNGSC